The nucleotide window CGACATGCCCGAACTGGCGGATGCCGAGCGCGAACGCTTCCAGCGCGACAAGGCGGCGTGGGAGTACTTTCAGGCCGCGCCGCCCGGCTATCGCAAGACCTTGCTGCACTGGATTACCAAGGCGAAGCGGGAAGACACGCGCAGCAAGCGGCTGGAGCAACTGGTGCAGGCTTGCGCCGAGGGCAGGCGACTGACCTGAAAACAGCCCGCCAGGAAATTGGCAACATCATGCGAAAACAGGTGTCCGACACATTTTCCGGAGGAAGCGCCCGGAAAAAATGTCCGACACCAGCCACTCTGACGCCAACTCTAGAGTCACATCGCCCAAACTTGCCGGCATTGCGCTCCGATGCTGGTTTTGCCCCTCCCTGGCCCATCCAGGCCGCGTTACCCCGGCCCAGCGTGGCGCCGCAAACGTTTTCGCGGCATTACACTCGGTAGTTGTCCGTCGATGACCGGCGGTTTCGCCCGTCGGTCTTTCCCACCGCCAGCCGAAAGGAATCGCCGATGCCAGCCCCCAGCGCAGTTGCCGATCCGGCCATTACCCACGCACCGGTAAGCCGCCTCGTTCCAGCCACTCTCACCATCAACGGCGCCGAGGTGCCGCTGCCCACCGACCCGCGCGTATCGCTGCTCGACCTGCTGCGCGAACATCTGCACCTGACCGGCACCAAGAAAGGCTGCGACCAGGGCGCCTGCGGGGCCTGCACCGTGCTGGTGGACGGCGAGCGCCGCATCCTGTCCTGCCTGGCGCTGGCGGTGCAATACCAGGGGCGCTCGGTCACGTCGGTGGAAGGTCTTGCCGCCGGCGATACGCTGCACCCGCTGCAGCAGGCCTTCATCGAGCACGATGGTTTCCAGTGCGGCTACTGCACGCCCGGCCAGCTGTGCTCCGCGCTGGGCATGGCGGCCGAGCTGAAGCGGGGCGTGCCCAGTTACGTGACCGCCGACCTGGCGGCGGACGTGGTCGAGTTCAGCCACGATGAGGTGCGCGAACGGATGAGCGGCAACCTGTGCCGCTGCGGTGCCTACAACGGTATCGTCGACGCCGTCACGGAACACCATGCGAAGGAGCCGCGATGACACCCTTTGCCTTTGCCCGCGCGGCCGATGCCGCCGATGCGGTGGCCCGTGGCAATATGCCGGGGACAAAGTACCTCGGCGGCGGCACCAACCTGGTCGACCTGATGCGCGAGACGGTCGAGCATCCGGCCATGCTGGTCGATGTCACCGGACTGTCCGGCGCGATCGACGAGCGGCCCGACGGCAGCCTGCTGATCGGCGCCGCGGCCACCAACACGGCGCTGGCGGAAAACCGCGCCGTGCGTACCCGCTTTCCGCTGCTGACGCGCGCGATCACCGCCGGCGCATCGCCGCAGATCCGCAACATGGCCACTGTCGGCGGCAACCTGCTGCAGCGCACCCGCTGCGGCTACTTCTATGACAGCGACGGTTCGCGCTGCAACAAGCGCGAGCCGGGGCAGGGCTGCGATGCACTGGAGGGCTTCAACCGCATGCATGCGATCCTGGGCGCCTCGCCGCATTGCGTGGCCACCCATCCTTCCGACATGTGCGTGGCGCTTGCCGCGCTGGATGCCATCGTCCACCTGCAAGGGGCGGGCGGCGCGCGCACGGTGCCGCTGACGGAATTCCACCTGGTGCCGGAAGACCATCCGGAACGCGAAACAGTGCTGCGGCCCGGCGAACTGGTCACCGCCATCGAACTGCCGCCGCTGGTCTTCGCCGCCCGGTCCGGCTACCGCAAGGTGCGCGACCGGGCCAGCTATGCGTTCGCGCTGGTGTCGGTGGCCGCCGCGCTCGACGTCCACGACGGCGTGGTACGCGACGTACGGCTGGCGCTGGGCGGCGTGGCGCACAAGCCCTGGCGCGCGTGGACGGCCGAAGCCATGCTCAAGGGCCGGCCCGCCACCGAGGAACTGTTCGCCGTCGCGGCCGCCGCGGAACTGGCCGACGCGCGGCCGCTGCGCGACAACGCCTTCAAGATCGACCTGGTACGCCGCGCCATCGTGGCCGTGCTGGGTGGTCTCGTCGATACCCGATCGTGAGGAGCCGCGATGAGCATACTTCAGAAAGGAGTCCAGGCCGCGATGCAGAAGGCGGTCGAGATGGCGCCCGATGCGTTCATCCCCGGCGGCATTCCCGACCCGCTGATCGCCGAAGGCCATGCGCTGATCGGCGCGCCCGTATCGCGCGTCGACGGTGCCGTGAAGGTACGTGGCGCGGCGCCGTTCGCGGCCGAGTTCGCGCTCGACGGCATGGCCTATGCGGCGCTCGTGTACAGCACCATCGCGCGGGGCCGCATCGCCACGCTCGATACCGCGGCGGCCGAGGCGGCGCCCGGCGTGGCGCTGGTGATGACGTACCGGAATGCGCCGCGCATCAAACCCGTGCCGATGATCTTCACCCAGCCGAAGGCGGCGCACGGCGACGACCTGCCCGTGTTCCAGGACGATGCCATCCACTGGAATGGCCAGCCGGTGGCGCTGGTGCTGGCCGAGACGCAGGAACAGGCGGAGTACGCGAAGTCGCTGGTCCGGGTCACGTATCACGAAGAGCCTGCAACCACGTCGGTAGCGGCCGCGAAGGCGCGGGGCATCGAGGCCGCGGCGTTCATGGGCGAGCCGCTGGACGTGCGGATCGGCGACGCGGAAGCCGCGCTGGCCGCGTCGCCGCACCGGGTGGACGCCGCCTACGGCACGCCCCGGCTGAACCACAACGCCATCGAACTCCACGCCGTCACGGTAGCTTGGGATGGCGAGGAATTGCGCCTGCACGATGCGTCGCAGGCGGTGGCGCACACCGCGTGGTCGCTGGCGCAGGCGTTCGGCATCGAGGAAAAGCAGGTGCGCGTGACGTCGCCCTTCGTCGGCGGCGGCTTCGGCGGCAAGCTGCTGTGGCAGCACCAGGTGCTGGCCGCGGCCGCGTCGAAACTGGCCGGCCGGCCCGTGCGCCTGATGCTGTCGCGCGAAGGCGTGTACCGGGTGGCCGGCGGGCGTACTCTGACCGAGCAGCGCGTGGCCATCGGCGCGGCGGACGATGGCCGCTTCACGGCCCTGGTCCACACCGGCATGGTGGCGATGTCGCCCCATAACGGCCTGGCCGAACCGTTCATCATGCCGGCCAAGTCGCTGTACAGCGCCGGCAGCTTCAAGCTGTCGGTGGAGGCGGTGCGGATGAACATGCTCGCCAATACCTTCATGCGTGCCCCGGGCGAAGCGGTCGGCTCGTTCGCGCTGGAGTGCGCGGTGGATGAACTGGCCGAACGGATGGGCATCGATCCCATCGAACTGCGGCGCCGCAACGAGCCGGACCAGGACCCCACCACGGGCGCGCCATTCTCGTCGCGCCACCTGGTGGAAGCGTACCGGATGGGCGCCGAGCGTTTCGGCTGGGCGCAGCGGCAAGCCAGGCCGCGCATGCGGCGCGAGGGTGAATGGTGGATCGGCATGGGTTGCGCCACCGCCACCTATCCTTACTACCGCATGGGTGGCGGCGCGGCGCGCATCACCCTGAAGCGCGAAGCCCGCGTGCGGGTGGAAGTGGCCGCCCACGAGATGGGCATGGGGACCGCGACCGTGCAGGCGCAACTGGTCGCGGCCCGGCTCGGCGTGCCCCTGGAAAACGTGACGGTGACGTATGGCGACTCGGCCATGCCGGGCACGATCCTGGCCGGCGGCTCGCAGCAGACGGCGGCGATCGGCGCGTCCGTCATTGCCGCCTTGCGCGCGCTGTTTACCGACCTGCTGCGCCTGGGCGGCCACGGCACGCCGCTCGACGGGCTGCACTTCGACGAGGTGCGCGGGCTGGAAGGTGGCCTGTGCAAGGCGGGCGACGGCTTGCGCCGCGCCAGCTATGCGGAACTGCTGGCCCGCGCCGGCCGCGACGAGTTGCAGGTGGAGGGACAGGCCGCGCCGCCGCTGGAAGCGCGGCACTGGTCGATGCACTCGACCGGCGCGATCTTCTGCGAAGCGCGCGTCAACGCGGTCACCGGCGAGCCGCGCGTGACCCGGCTGCTGGGGTCCTTCGATTGCGGCCGCATCCTGAACGCGAAGACGGCGGCCAGCCAGTTCCGTGGCGGCATGATCATGGGCCTGGGGATGGCGCTGATGGAGAAAACGCTGTCGGACCCGCGCAACGGCCGTGTGATGAATCCCAGCCTGTGGGATTACCACGTGCCGTCGCACCTGGACGTGCCGCCGATCGAGGTGCTCTGGACCGATCTTCCCGACCCGCATGCCCCGGCCGGCGCGCGCGGCATCGGCGAGATCGGCATCACCGGTACCGCCGCCGCCGTGGTCAACGCGCTCTACAACGCCTGCGGAACCCGCGTGCGCGACTTGCCGGCCACGCTCGACAAACTGCTGGGCTGACGCACCGGCTGCCGTTCAGGGCGGCGGCGGTGTGTCCGGTGCCGCTTCGTCCGGTGCCGCGTCATCCCTGCCGCCCGGCGCGTTGCGTCCGCCGGCATCGGCCACGCTGTCGACCAGCTGCACGAGTTCGCGCAGCTGGCGGTCCAGCATCGCCACCAGCCGGGCCGATCCGTGATCGGGCGGCAGCATGATTTTCAGCAGGTCCATCCCGCTGCGCATGGGCGCCAGCGGGTTGCGCAGGTCTTGGCAGAACGCTATCAGGAACTCCTGCCGGCGGTGCTCGGCGGCGGCCAGTTCGCCGATGGCGGCGCGCAGCCTGGTCGTCGCTTCGCTGGATGCCGCCTGCGCCGCGAGCAATTCGGCCCGGCTGCGCTGCAGCTCGCGTTCATAGGCGCGGCGGTCGCCTGCGGCGAAGAAAGCCAGTTCATCCAGCACGCCGGTAGCGAAGCGGCGGCGCGTGACGTTGAGCAGCGCCGGCACGCGCGCGCCATCGCGCCGCACCAGGTCGATCTGCACGTCGGCAACGGCGTTCTGCAGGCGCAGCAGCGGCTGGCAGTGCGACTGGTACAGCACGCCGCCACCGATGCTGAGCAAGTCCTGCAGCCGCATGCCGCCGGTCAGCTCGTGTTGCGGGTAGCCGAGCCAGGCCACGCTGGTGCCGTTCGCGCGCAGGATCGTGCCGTCCGGATCGGTCAGCAGCAGGGCGCACGGCGCATGGTCGAACAGTTCCTCGCCCAGGGGAAGCGATGCCTGGTCATGCGGCCGGGCGGGTTGCGGCAAGGTATCGCGGGAAGCGGGCTGGTCTGGCAGTGGACCTCGCGTGGCGGCCATGGGTCAATCCGTCCATTGCCGCAGGAAGGGCGACATCGCGGCCGCGCACTCGCGCGGCGCGCTCATGTGGGGGCAATGGCCGATGTTGTCGATGACGTGCAATTCGCTGCCGCGCAGCGCACGGTGCGTGAATTCCCCGACGGCGCGTGGTGCGATCAGGTCTTCCGAACATTGCAGGATGAGGGCGGGAGTGGTCGAACGGGGCAGGTCGGCACGGTGATCGGACAGGAAGGTCACGCGGGCGAAGTGGGCGGCAATGGCCGGATCGGCGCGGCAGAAACTGTCGACCAGTTCGCCGCTGAGCTCGGGCCGGGCCGGCGCGCCCATGATGGCGGGGGCCATGGCGCGCGCCCAGCCCTCGTAGTTGTCCGCCAGCGTCTGCAGCAGGTCTTCGATGTCCGCCAGCGAGAAGCCGCCACGGTAGTCGCCATCGTTCAGGTAGCATGGCGACGGGCTGACCATCACCTGGGCGGCAAAGCGGCCCGGTTGCAGGATGGTGGCCAGCAGCCCGACCATGGCCGCCACCGAGTGGCCCACGAACACTACCGGCCGGTCGGCAAACCCTTCGGCGAATTCATCGGCGATTTCCAGCACGTCCCGCGCGTAGCCGAGCAGCGTGCCATACCGGGCGGGATCGTAGGCGCTCCAGTCGGAGGCGCCGCTGCCGACCGCGTCGAAGACGACGATGCGGTAGCGGCCTTCGAAGGCCGGCAGCAGGAAGCGCCACATCGACTGGTCGCAGCCGAAGCCGTGCGCGAACAGCAGCGTTGTCGAACCGCTGCCCCACGCCTTCACGTTGTTGCGCTGCCGGATGCTCATCGTCCCATGTCCTTAGCGTCCATGTCCTTAGCGTCCATGATCTTCGCGTCCATGATCTCCGCGTCCGTGCTCTCCACGCCGCCGCCATTCCAGTGTAGCAGGCTTGCGCGGGCATGAGCGCGCATGCGGCCCGGGCGCTCAGCGGGGCGGGAGAACCGCGCCCGCAGCCTCGCCGAAGCCGACGCGCGGCAGGTCCGGTCGCAGCACGGCCACGCAGCACGACCGTGTCGCCAGCCTCGAGGAAGGGGCGCTGTTCTCCATCGGGCAGCGTGATCGCGGATGGCTGGCCGCGCTGCGAACCAGCGTGTTCCGGTACGGGCGCTACAATCAGGACGAAGGCAACAGCTGGCTGCGCACGCTGGCGGCCGACGCGTTCTGCGAATGGCCCGCGGCGGCGCGCAGCGCAGCCCGGACAAGACATCACTAATAAAACCCAAAGAGGAAATGCCATGCTCGTGAGCTTTACCATCCTGCTGCTGTTCCAGTGCCTGGGGGAGGGCATCGCCTATGTGCTGCACCTGCCCGTTCCCGGGCCGGTCATCGGCATGCTGCTGCTGTTCGCCGCCCTGCTCGCGGCGCCGGCGCTGCAGCGGAAGATCGAAGCCGATGCCAACGAACTGCTGCGCCACCTGTCGCTGCTGTTCGTCCCGGCCGGCGTCGGCATCGTGGCGGCGGCATCTTCCAGCAGCGGGCACTGGCTGGCACTGCTGGCGGGCCTGATGGGCAGCACGCTGCTGACGCTGGCCGTGACGGCCCTGGTGCTGCGCGCGGCCAGCCCGAAGGATGGCGATGTTTGAGCTGGCGGAGCTGCGCTCCTTCTGGGTCTATCTTTCCGCCTCGCCACTGCTGGGATTGACGCTGACCCTGTGCGCCTACGCTGTGGCGCAGGCCATGTATGCCCGCTGCAAGTTCTCGGCGCTGGCCAACCCGGTGGCGATCGCGATCGCCCTGGTCTGCGCGGTGCTGTGGTTGTCCGGCATGTCGTATGAGCGGTACTTCGCCGGCGCCCAGTTCGTGCACTTCCTGCTCGGACCCGCTACCGTGGCGCTGGCCGTGCCGCTGGTGCGCCAGTTGCCCCGCCTGCGCCGCGCTTTCCTGCCGGTGACGCTGGCACTGGTATGCGGTTCCGTCACGGCCATCGTTTCGGCGGTCTGCATCGTCGTTGCCCTGGGCGGGACGGCGGAACTGGCCCGTTCGGCCGGCCCGAAATCGGCCACCACGCCGATCGCCATGGCCGTGTCGGAACGGCTGGGCGGCCTGCCATCGCTGACCGCCGTCCTGGTGATCGGCACCGGCATCTTCGGCGCCGTCACCGCGCGCTTCCTTTTCGGCTGGATGAAGATCCATTCCCACGAAGTGCGCGGCTTCGCGCTGGGCGTGGCTTCGCACGGCATCGGCACCGCGCGGGCGTTCCAGGTCAGCGCGGAGATGGGCGCGTTCGCCGGCCTGGGGATGGGCCTGAACGGGGTGCTGACCGCGCTGCTGGCGCCGGGGCTGATTCCGCTGGTGCTCCGGTGGCTGGGCGTGTAGCGCCGGTCACCGCATACGGTTCTTTTACCTGCTGCCCGGCGCGCGGCCTCCGCCACGGCGGCCCCGGTACAGCAGCAAGCCGGCACCCGCCATGATCGCCACGTCGGCAACGTTGAAGATGCCCGTACGGAGCGGCCCGATGCCGATATTGAGGAAATCGGTCACCCCGCCGCCGAACAGGATCCGGTCGATCAGGTTGCCGGCGCCGCCGCCGGCAATGAGCG belongs to Pseudoduganella albidiflava and includes:
- a CDS encoding 2Fe-2S iron-sulfur cluster-binding protein, which gives rise to MPAPSAVADPAITHAPVSRLVPATLTINGAEVPLPTDPRVSLLDLLREHLHLTGTKKGCDQGACGACTVLVDGERRILSCLALAVQYQGRSVTSVEGLAAGDTLHPLQQAFIEHDGFQCGYCTPGQLCSALGMAAELKRGVPSYVTADLAADVVEFSHDEVRERMSGNLCRCGAYNGIVDAVTEHHAKEPR
- a CDS encoding FAD binding domain-containing protein; amino-acid sequence: MTPFAFARAADAADAVARGNMPGTKYLGGGTNLVDLMRETVEHPAMLVDVTGLSGAIDERPDGSLLIGAAATNTALAENRAVRTRFPLLTRAITAGASPQIRNMATVGGNLLQRTRCGYFYDSDGSRCNKREPGQGCDALEGFNRMHAILGASPHCVATHPSDMCVALAALDAIVHLQGAGGARTVPLTEFHLVPEDHPERETVLRPGELVTAIELPPLVFAARSGYRKVRDRASYAFALVSVAAALDVHDGVVRDVRLALGGVAHKPWRAWTAEAMLKGRPATEELFAVAAAAELADARPLRDNAFKIDLVRRAIVAVLGGLVDTRS
- a CDS encoding xanthine dehydrogenase family protein molybdopterin-binding subunit, translated to MSILQKGVQAAMQKAVEMAPDAFIPGGIPDPLIAEGHALIGAPVSRVDGAVKVRGAAPFAAEFALDGMAYAALVYSTIARGRIATLDTAAAEAAPGVALVMTYRNAPRIKPVPMIFTQPKAAHGDDLPVFQDDAIHWNGQPVALVLAETQEQAEYAKSLVRVTYHEEPATTSVAAAKARGIEAAAFMGEPLDVRIGDAEAALAASPHRVDAAYGTPRLNHNAIELHAVTVAWDGEELRLHDASQAVAHTAWSLAQAFGIEEKQVRVTSPFVGGGFGGKLLWQHQVLAAAASKLAGRPVRLMLSREGVYRVAGGRTLTEQRVAIGAADDGRFTALVHTGMVAMSPHNGLAEPFIMPAKSLYSAGSFKLSVEAVRMNMLANTFMRAPGEAVGSFALECAVDELAERMGIDPIELRRRNEPDQDPTTGAPFSSRHLVEAYRMGAERFGWAQRQARPRMRREGEWWIGMGCATATYPYYRMGGGAARITLKREARVRVEVAAHEMGMGTATVQAQLVAARLGVPLENVTVTYGDSAMPGTILAGGSQQTAAIGASVIAALRALFTDLLRLGGHGTPLDGLHFDEVRGLEGGLCKAGDGLRRASYAELLARAGRDELQVEGQAAPPLEARHWSMHSTGAIFCEARVNAVTGEPRVTRLLGSFDCGRILNAKTAASQFRGGMIMGLGMALMEKTLSDPRNGRVMNPSLWDYHVPSHLDVPPIEVLWTDLPDPHAPAGARGIGEIGITGTAAAVVNALYNACGTRVRDLPATLDKLLG
- a CDS encoding PAS domain-containing protein, translating into MAATRGPLPDQPASRDTLPQPARPHDQASLPLGEELFDHAPCALLLTDPDGTILRANGTSVAWLGYPQHELTGGMRLQDLLSIGGGVLYQSHCQPLLRLQNAVADVQIDLVRRDGARVPALLNVTRRRFATGVLDELAFFAAGDRRAYERELQRSRAELLAAQAASSEATTRLRAAIGELAAAEHRRQEFLIAFCQDLRNPLAPMRSGMDLLKIMLPPDHGSARLVAMLDRQLRELVQLVDSVADAGGRNAPGGRDDAAPDEAAPDTPPPP
- a CDS encoding alpha/beta fold hydrolase is translated as MSIRQRNNVKAWGSGSTTLLFAHGFGCDQSMWRFLLPAFEGRYRIVVFDAVGSGASDWSAYDPARYGTLLGYARDVLEIADEFAEGFADRPVVFVGHSVAAMVGLLATILQPGRFAAQVMVSPSPCYLNDGDYRGGFSLADIEDLLQTLADNYEGWARAMAPAIMGAPARPELSGELVDSFCRADPAIAAHFARVTFLSDHRADLPRSTTPALILQCSEDLIAPRAVGEFTHRALRGSELHVIDNIGHCPHMSAPRECAAAMSPFLRQWTD
- a CDS encoding CidA/LrgA family protein encodes the protein MLVSFTILLLFQCLGEGIAYVLHLPVPGPVIGMLLLFAALLAAPALQRKIEADANELLRHLSLLFVPAGVGIVAAASSSSGHWLALLAGLMGSTLLTLAVTALVLRAASPKDGDV
- a CDS encoding LrgB family protein encodes the protein MFELAELRSFWVYLSASPLLGLTLTLCAYAVAQAMYARCKFSALANPVAIAIALVCAVLWLSGMSYERYFAGAQFVHFLLGPATVALAVPLVRQLPRLRRAFLPVTLALVCGSVTAIVSAVCIVVALGGTAELARSAGPKSATTPIAMAVSERLGGLPSLTAVLVIGTGIFGAVTARFLFGWMKIHSHEVRGFALGVASHGIGTARAFQVSAEMGAFAGLGMGLNGVLTALLAPGLIPLVLRWLGV